One genomic segment of Brevibacillus laterosporus LMG 15441 includes these proteins:
- a CDS encoding helix-turn-helix transcriptional regulator: MEKEGKIRNELFMLRAKKRWSQKEVADKLGVSRQTIVSLEANRYNPSLMLAFKIAHLFEVDINEVFQYEVDKGDVPEC, encoded by the coding sequence TTGGAAAAGGAAGGGAAAATACGAAATGAATTATTTATGCTACGTGCAAAGAAACGCTGGTCGCAAAAGGAGGTAGCTGACAAATTAGGTGTTAGCAGACAAACGATTGTGTCTTTAGAGGCAAATCGCTACAATCCGTCTCTTATGCTAGCCTTTAAAATTGCTCATTTATTTGAGGTTGATATAAATGAAGTATTTCAATATGAAGTAGATAAGGGAGATGTGCCAGAATGTTAG
- a CDS encoding pyridoxal phosphate-dependent aminotransferase: protein MRITPASMMEQLPIQFFSTMVAKVNKVISEGRDVINLGQGNPDLPTPPHIVEEMAKQAKDPMHHKYPPFQGRLELKQAVAHWYKQEFDVDLDPEEEIAILFGSKTGLVEICQVLMNPGDVALVPDPGYPDYWSGVAVVGGRMVPMPLTVDNQFLPDYGQLDAADLEKAKLMFLNYPNNPTAVNAPFEFYEETIKFARKHEIVVCSDFAYGAISFDGKKPVSFMQVPGAKEVGVEFYTLSKTYNMAGWRVGAMVGNKELVKLINTLQDHYFVSLFGAVQMAAAKAMTDSQDCVRELVATYESRRNALYTALHEIGWKATPSQGSFFAWLPIPTGYTSAQLADELLCKAHVMVAPGIGFGAHGEGYVRLGLLNTEERLREAVKRIQKLQLFTK, encoded by the coding sequence ATGCGTATCACGCCTGCTTCCATGATGGAACAGTTACCCATCCAATTTTTTTCAACGATGGTAGCAAAGGTTAACAAGGTAATTAGTGAGGGTCGTGACGTTATTAATCTGGGGCAGGGAAATCCTGATTTACCGACACCTCCCCATATTGTAGAAGAAATGGCAAAACAGGCGAAAGATCCTATGCATCATAAGTATCCACCTTTTCAGGGACGGCTGGAATTAAAGCAAGCCGTAGCACATTGGTATAAGCAGGAATTTGATGTAGACCTTGATCCAGAAGAAGAGATAGCCATTTTATTTGGCAGTAAGACAGGGCTAGTAGAGATTTGTCAGGTATTGATGAATCCGGGAGATGTCGCCTTGGTTCCTGATCCTGGTTATCCAGATTATTGGTCGGGAGTAGCTGTGGTAGGCGGACGTATGGTTCCCATGCCTTTGACTGTAGATAATCAGTTTTTACCTGATTATGGTCAATTAGATGCGGCTGATTTAGAAAAAGCTAAACTGATGTTTTTAAACTACCCGAACAACCCGACAGCAGTCAACGCACCTTTCGAATTTTATGAGGAAACCATCAAGTTTGCTCGAAAGCATGAAATTGTGGTTTGTTCTGATTTTGCATATGGAGCCATTTCCTTTGATGGAAAAAAACCAGTTAGTTTCATGCAGGTTCCAGGTGCAAAAGAGGTAGGAGTTGAGTTCTACACCCTATCAAAAACCTATAACATGGCAGGCTGGCGTGTAGGCGCAATGGTAGGAAACAAAGAGCTGGTTAAGCTAATCAACACGTTGCAGGACCATTACTTTGTAAGCTTGTTCGGAGCTGTTCAAATGGCAGCGGCTAAAGCTATGACGGATTCTCAGGACTGCGTCCGAGAGCTAGTGGCTACCTATGAAAGCCGCCGAAACGCCCTGTATACAGCACTGCATGAAATTGGCTGGAAGGCGACACCATCACAGGGATCGTTCTTTGCTTGGCTTCCCATTCCAACTGGTTATACATCTGCCCAATTGGCTGATGAGCTCTTATGTAAAGCTCATGTAATGGTTGCTCCTGGGATAGGCTTTGGAGCGCATGGTGAGGGATATGTACGGTTAGGGCTTTTGAACACAGAGGAACGCTTGCGCGAAGCAGTGAAACGAATTCAGAAGCTACAGCTGTTTACGAAATAA
- a CDS encoding MarR family winged helix-turn-helix transcriptional regulator has product MNELTDRLMDMWNLYIGIFTQELVESGITKPQIMVIHQVKENPKTIGEISKSLELSYSTVSGIIDRLEKANLVIRKRDHNDRRIVWVFLAQDFSQLQKRFPLMKDQYLPELFEGMKEHERKQITQSLELLNHYLEKKYHSLLKERGNRDEHFKVCD; this is encoded by the coding sequence ATGAATGAGCTCACTGATCGATTGATGGACATGTGGAATTTATACATCGGGATTTTTACACAAGAGCTGGTGGAGAGCGGCATTACTAAACCTCAGATTATGGTGATTCATCAAGTAAAAGAAAATCCGAAGACAATTGGAGAAATAAGTAAAAGTCTAGAATTATCCTATAGCACCGTTTCTGGCATCATTGATCGTTTGGAAAAAGCGAACTTAGTAATTCGCAAGCGAGATCATAACGACAGACGCATAGTCTGGGTTTTTCTTGCTCAAGATTTTTCTCAGCTTCAAAAACGATTTCCACTAATGAAAGATCAGTACTTACCCGAATTATTTGAGGGGATGAAGGAACATGAACGAAAACAAATTACTCAATCTTTAGAATTGCTCAATCATTATCTCGAGAAAAAATATCATTCCTTATTAAAGGAGAGAGGGAACAGAGATGAACATTTCAAGGTTTGCGATTAA
- a CDS encoding IMEF encapsulin system ferritin-like cargo protein — protein MLQEIKQLHTIFTRTLEGINVFRTMVQPLIDHARDEHMKLYYHHISEEEEQREERLHDLVPRLSQIIQEKNLDQLSDRELSHLLSDLNLERFGLHNFREHLELALYEFTDEPSRLKLDSMRENTHQDYLATKEIMVKLSEKFSDVVPAKMDTHDHDHGHDIHQVNHFEASSALQDSSSSKQPATVHADTHSHSAETSVMKKGLTVGSLRHLNRHV, from the coding sequence ATGTTGCAGGAAATTAAGCAGCTCCACACCATCTTTACCCGCACATTAGAAGGCATCAATGTTTTCCGCACCATGGTTCAACCTTTAATTGATCACGCTAGGGATGAACATATGAAGCTTTACTATCACCATATTTCTGAAGAAGAAGAACAACGGGAAGAGCGTCTACATGATCTCGTTCCGCGTTTGTCTCAGATCATTCAGGAAAAAAATTTGGACCAGCTAAGTGATCGAGAACTGTCTCATTTGCTCTCAGACCTAAACTTAGAACGATTTGGCCTGCACAATTTCCGTGAGCACTTGGAATTAGCGCTGTATGAGTTTACAGACGAGCCTAGTCGTTTAAAGCTAGATAGCATGCGTGAAAACACTCATCAGGATTATTTAGCAACCAAAGAGATCATGGTGAAGTTGAGCGAGAAATTCTCCGATGTCGTTCCAGCAAAAATGGATACGCATGATCATGACCATGGCCATGATATCCATCAGGTGAATCATTTTGAGGCTTCGTCTGCATTGCAGGATTCAAGCAGCTCTAAGCAGCCAGCAACCGTACATGCCGACACTCACAGCCACTCAGCAGAAACATCTGTTATGAAAAAAGGCCTTACTGTTGGAAGTCTGCGTCATCTCAATCGTCATGTATAA
- a CDS encoding efflux RND transporter permease subunit — protein sequence MNISRFAINRPVTIVMLALAVLIFGFVSLPKLAVELYPNLNLPVAVVVTSVEGGTPASVEKLVTKPVEEALGTVPNVSKLSSFSMSGASQVIVQFNWGTNMDQATLNMRDKVDQVRGALPDTAKAPRVLKLDPNSEPIMTFALTGNNDITKLKELADNVIKSRIERIDGVASVGVNGGKERIIEVTLDSDKITAYGITLEQVQQALMGTNLSGAAGMVREGDKKLSIRVQGEYTTIKDIGETPIVVGASTIPLKNIAFVEDTYKEQTQFSYYNGKPTVGISVTKASGGNTIKVADAAKVEIERLKENLPPGTEISMITDSSQFIKDSIYTVAEHALIGAAFSTIILLLFLNSVRSVLIIAVVIPISVIATFCLMYFTGQTINLISLGGLTLGLGSLVDFAVVILENIFRHRQEGKSMVQAARFGSQEVGTAVMASALAQICVFLPIMFVEGLASQLFGPLALTVVYSHIAALLASIALVPMMSARILKRIPDEEIYHSGTYRGFNPITWFNIGFTKLSHYYGRFLKWAINWRKTVYLAVALMFVGAIILTPFIGAEFIPSMDQGKITVAAKLANNTRIQETEKVINELEGIVKKVPELKELYVSIGSAGVSVLANSATNRGELQLTLVDAKERTRTTDQIIDDLRNQVKNIPGAEITVKHLDGMGGMGGTPLEISLRGDDLEVLDDISNIIMGVVGKVSGTANLTTSLEEKDREFQVVVDREKASQYGLSTQQVLSYVRTAFEGQTLTRYQTGDDEVDVKVRLPKTIQDEPKHLERLTVTTPSGAQVSIGAIAKVEKVEVAQMIKRADQTREVTITADTSGRDLNSIMGEVQEKLAQLNLPDGYHIEYGGQSKDMEESFGSLGLAILLSIVLVYMVMASQFESLFSPFIIMFSVPPTFIGVVVGLFVTGQPLSVPALIGYILLVGIVVNNAIVLMDYIITARKDGLDRDAAILKAGPIRLRPIMMTTLATVLAITPLAFAGGSGNESQAPMAVVVIFGLTFSTLITLVLVPVVYVTFDNWGRKFKNRFNRKKKNTPTVVEEV from the coding sequence ATGAACATTTCAAGGTTTGCGATTAATCGACCCGTAACCATCGTGATGCTGGCATTAGCCGTCCTCATTTTTGGATTCGTGTCGCTACCCAAATTGGCGGTAGAACTCTATCCTAACCTGAACCTGCCGGTTGCTGTTGTTGTAACCTCGGTTGAGGGCGGGACACCTGCATCAGTGGAAAAATTAGTAACAAAGCCTGTAGAGGAAGCATTAGGGACTGTTCCTAATGTAAGTAAGTTATCGTCGTTTTCCATGAGTGGAGCCTCACAGGTTATCGTCCAGTTTAATTGGGGCACCAACATGGACCAAGCCACGCTAAACATGCGTGACAAGGTAGACCAGGTGCGGGGAGCATTGCCAGACACGGCTAAAGCGCCGCGCGTTCTTAAGCTAGACCCAAATAGTGAGCCAATCATGACGTTTGCACTAACAGGTAATAATGATATTACGAAGCTAAAGGAATTAGCTGATAATGTTATTAAATCTCGAATTGAACGTATTGATGGAGTCGCTTCTGTCGGAGTTAATGGTGGGAAGGAACGTATCATTGAAGTAACGCTTGATTCTGACAAAATCACTGCTTACGGTATTACTTTAGAACAAGTACAGCAGGCTTTAATGGGGACTAACCTTTCTGGAGCAGCTGGTATGGTACGTGAAGGAGATAAAAAGCTAAGCATTCGCGTCCAAGGAGAATATACAACGATTAAGGATATTGGTGAAACACCTATAGTGGTTGGTGCTTCAACTATTCCGCTAAAAAATATTGCTTTTGTCGAGGATACGTATAAGGAACAAACCCAGTTCAGTTATTATAATGGGAAACCGACTGTAGGAATTTCTGTTACAAAAGCTTCAGGTGGAAATACCATTAAAGTTGCAGATGCAGCCAAAGTAGAGATTGAGAGGCTAAAGGAGAATCTGCCACCAGGTACTGAGATTTCCATGATCACGGATTCTTCACAGTTTATTAAAGATTCAATCTACACAGTGGCTGAGCATGCCTTGATAGGGGCGGCATTCTCGACCATTATTCTACTCTTGTTTTTAAATAGCGTTCGCTCTGTTTTAATTATTGCAGTTGTAATTCCGATTTCTGTAATTGCTACCTTCTGCTTAATGTATTTTACGGGTCAGACAATCAACCTGATCTCGCTTGGTGGTTTAACACTTGGACTAGGCTCGTTGGTTGACTTCGCTGTCGTTATCCTAGAAAATATTTTCAGACATCGACAGGAAGGCAAATCAATGGTGCAAGCTGCTCGCTTTGGTTCCCAAGAGGTGGGAACAGCGGTCATGGCTTCTGCTCTTGCCCAAATTTGTGTATTCTTGCCGATCATGTTCGTTGAAGGATTAGCTTCTCAATTATTCGGACCATTGGCACTAACGGTTGTGTACTCACATATAGCGGCACTTTTAGCATCTATTGCTCTTGTGCCTATGATGTCTGCACGAATTTTGAAACGCATCCCGGATGAGGAAATCTACCATTCTGGAACGTATCGGGGCTTCAATCCGATCACATGGTTTAACATTGGCTTTACGAAACTTTCTCATTACTATGGAAGATTCCTAAAATGGGCAATCAATTGGCGTAAGACCGTTTACCTTGCTGTAGCCCTTATGTTTGTGGGTGCTATCATTTTGACACCGTTTATTGGAGCGGAATTTATTCCTTCCATGGACCAAGGAAAAATTACTGTAGCTGCGAAACTAGCTAATAACACGCGCATTCAGGAAACGGAAAAAGTTATTAACGAACTTGAAGGAATAGTGAAAAAGGTACCTGAGCTAAAAGAATTGTATGTATCCATTGGGAGTGCGGGTGTATCTGTGCTAGCGAATAGTGCTACGAACCGCGGAGAGCTACAGCTTACCCTAGTAGATGCAAAAGAGCGTACACGTACCACAGATCAAATCATTGATGACTTACGAAATCAGGTTAAAAATATACCTGGTGCAGAAATTACGGTTAAACATTTGGATGGCATGGGTGGCATGGGCGGTACGCCACTGGAAATCAGCTTACGTGGTGATGATTTAGAGGTATTAGATGATATCAGTAATATTATTATGGGTGTGGTCGGCAAGGTTTCTGGAACGGCAAACTTAACCACCTCTTTAGAAGAAAAAGACCGAGAGTTCCAGGTAGTAGTCGATCGTGAAAAGGCAAGTCAATATGGCCTAAGTACACAACAGGTTCTGTCATATGTACGGACGGCTTTTGAAGGGCAAACCTTAACTCGTTATCAGACAGGTGACGATGAGGTTGACGTAAAAGTTCGTTTGCCAAAAACGATTCAGGATGAACCAAAGCATTTAGAGCGTTTGACGGTTACTACTCCTAGCGGGGCGCAAGTATCGATAGGTGCTATTGCTAAAGTGGAAAAAGTGGAAGTAGCACAAATGATTAAACGTGCGGATCAGACTCGTGAGGTTACCATTACCGCTGATACTAGTGGTCGTGACCTGAACTCGATTATGGGTGAGGTTCAAGAAAAACTGGCACAATTGAATCTTCCAGATGGATACCATATTGAATACGGCGGTCAGTCTAAAGATATGGAAGAATCCTTTGGCAGTCTAGGTCTGGCGATTCTCTTGTCTATTGTTCTTGTCTACATGGTTATGGCGAGCCAATTTGAGTCCCTATTTAGTCCGTTTATCATCATGTTCTCTGTACCGCCTACCTTTATTGGGGTTGTGGTTGGATTGTTTGTGACAGGTCAACCATTGTCAGTACCAGCCCTGATTGGTTATATCTTGTTAGTAGGTATTGTTGTAAATAATGCGATCGTTCTTATGGATTACATTATTACAGCTCGCAAGGACGGTTTAGATCGAGATGCTGCAATCTTAAAAGCTGGTCCAATTCGTCTGCGTCCGATCATGATGACTACGTTAGCAACTGTTCTAGCCATTACTCCACTAGCATTTGCAGGTGGTTCCGGTAACGAATCCCAAGCTCCAATGGCAGTGGTGGTTATTTTCGGTCTAACATTCTCCACGCTAATCACTCTTGTACTTGTCCCTGTTGTATATGTCACATTTGATAACTGGGGCCGTAAGTTCAAGAATCGTTTTAATCGGAAAAAGAAGAATACGCCAACTGTAGTAGAAGAAGTGTAA
- a CDS encoding chromate transporter, producing the protein MVYWQLFLAFFRIGIFGYGGGPTMIPLVHAECVKKYKWVSEEEFADNYALGNTLPGPIATKMAAYIGYKVKGWLGAIIAISAMVFPVLFLMIVLMQFVNVLKTSETVRGMIEAIQPVIAVMMVVMTYDFFKKGWKDSKNRQEKQGFLTILFISVIALVPFQIHPGLFVAITLVIAFAYSTWHTKRQKNQQQN; encoded by the coding sequence ATGGTTTATTGGCAATTATTTTTGGCATTCTTTCGGATTGGCATTTTTGGATATGGTGGTGGCCCAACCATGATACCACTAGTGCATGCCGAGTGCGTCAAGAAATATAAATGGGTTAGCGAGGAGGAGTTCGCCGATAACTATGCACTTGGCAATACCTTACCTGGGCCGATTGCCACCAAGATGGCTGCATATATTGGATACAAGGTAAAGGGATGGCTTGGTGCCATCATCGCTATCTCAGCCATGGTCTTTCCTGTTCTGTTTCTGATGATTGTTCTGATGCAGTTCGTAAATGTGCTGAAGACCTCCGAGACAGTACGTGGGATGATCGAAGCCATCCAACCAGTCATTGCGGTCATGATGGTGGTAATGACTTATGACTTTTTTAAAAAGGGCTGGAAGGATAGTAAAAATAGGCAAGAAAAACAAGGCTTTCTAACGATATTGTTCATTTCAGTAATTGCGTTAGTTCCTTTTCAAATTCATCCGGGTTTGTTCGTTGCTATAACCTTAGTGATCGCCTTTGCGTACTCCACCTGGCATACCAAGCGGCAAAAGAACCAGCAGCAAAACTAA
- a CDS encoding efflux RND transporter periplasmic adaptor subunit, which produces MVKSKWGLPLILVAALTVTGCTGEEPAAAPQVAEAEAPTPVQISPAIEDSIASGAGYTGKLAPSQEVKISPKAPGKIQTLNVKLGQYVQKGSVLFTLDQDDLRNAVRQAEAQYQVSVAGLSQSGTSTAQSVETAKNALAQAERAYQDAKRDATRSQELFNQGALAQQQNEQAQAALKNAETAFNNAKVDYNSASKKSGIVVSEASVNQARVALASAREQLSNSTVAAPISGFVAQVGGHVGEIASGQVPVVVLVNTNPLLVKANLSEDEITKIKVGDRTTVELTALNKKIEATITAISPTMDQQLKAYPIEITVPNPKNELKADMVVNLKIQSTSSKAQKAVAIPRKAVFDENGKKYIYKVEGDIAKKVAVETGEESSDLIEIKKGVSLGEKVVIRGQSMLKDGGKVEIQKMD; this is translated from the coding sequence ATGGTAAAAAGTAAATGGGGCTTACCGCTTATACTCGTTGCTGCTTTAACAGTAACGGGATGCACGGGCGAAGAACCTGCTGCAGCTCCTCAGGTTGCCGAGGCGGAAGCGCCAACTCCGGTGCAAATAAGCCCAGCAATAGAAGATTCTATCGCTTCAGGAGCAGGCTATACTGGTAAATTGGCTCCGAGCCAGGAAGTAAAAATTTCACCAAAAGCACCAGGTAAAATTCAAACCCTAAATGTAAAGCTGGGTCAATATGTACAAAAAGGCTCTGTACTATTTACGCTAGACCAAGATGACCTCAGAAATGCGGTTCGTCAGGCCGAAGCCCAGTATCAGGTTTCGGTAGCAGGACTCAGCCAAAGTGGTACTAGCACAGCACAATCTGTTGAAACAGCTAAGAATGCATTAGCACAGGCAGAGCGTGCCTATCAGGATGCAAAGCGTGATGCCACTCGAAGCCAAGAGCTATTTAATCAAGGAGCCCTGGCTCAGCAGCAGAATGAACAAGCGCAAGCAGCATTGAAGAATGCGGAAACTGCTTTTAATAACGCAAAGGTAGACTATAACTCAGCCTCTAAAAAATCAGGCATCGTGGTTTCAGAAGCTTCTGTTAACCAAGCGCGAGTTGCTCTTGCCAGTGCCCGTGAGCAGCTGAGCAATTCTACAGTAGCAGCTCCAATCTCTGGCTTTGTAGCTCAGGTGGGTGGACATGTGGGAGAAATAGCTTCGGGGCAGGTCCCAGTTGTTGTTCTGGTTAACACCAATCCACTCTTAGTAAAAGCAAACTTATCAGAGGATGAAATTACTAAGATAAAAGTAGGGGATCGTACAACGGTTGAATTGACTGCCTTGAATAAAAAAATAGAGGCAACAATTACCGCGATCAGTCCTACAATGGATCAACAGTTGAAAGCATATCCAATCGAAATCACCGTGCCAAATCCAAAAAACGAATTAAAGGCAGATATGGTTGTTAATTTAAAAATCCAATCAACCTCCAGTAAAGCTCAGAAGGCTGTTGCCATTCCACGTAAAGCTGTGTTCGATGAAAACGGCAAAAAGTATATATATAAAGTGGAAGGCGATATCGCTAAGAAAGTAGCTGTAGAAACTGGCGAGGAATCAAGCGATCTAATTGAGATTAAAAAAGGTGTTTCTTTGGGAGAAAAAGTAGTTATCAGAGGCCAGTCCATGCTTAAAGACGGAGGAAAAGTTGAGATTCAAAAAATGGATTGA
- a CDS encoding DUF2325 domain-containing protein produces MSILIIGGDRLGNILQILEEVGYKKIHHITGRKSSETSLKIPSDVKMILVLTDFVNHNLAKKIKSKAKDKQVPICFCKRSCSAVSQVLQMQTVSA; encoded by the coding sequence ATGTCTATATTAATTATCGGTGGGGATAGGTTAGGTAACATCTTACAAATACTTGAAGAGGTTGGGTACAAAAAAATTCACCACATCACAGGTAGAAAAAGCTCAGAAACCAGTTTAAAAATTCCATCTGATGTTAAAATGATCTTGGTTCTAACCGATTTTGTTAATCATAACCTAGCTAAAAAGATCAAGTCTAAGGCCAAAGATAAGCAAGTACCTATTTGTTTTTGTAAACGTTCTTGCTCGGCTGTATCGCAAGTGCTTCAAATGCAAACTGTAAGTGCTTAG
- a CDS encoding family 1 encapsulin nanocompartment shell protein, whose translation MDKSQKFPDSPLSKEEWRQLDETIVDMARRQLVGRRFIDIYGPLGEGIQTITNDIYDESRFGNMSLRGESLELTQPSKRVSLTIPIVYKDFMLYWRDMAQARTLGMPIDLSPAANAASSCALMEDDLIFNGNPEFDLPGIMNVKGRLTHIKSDWMESGNAFADIVEARNKLLKMGHSGPYALVVSPELYSLLHRVHKGTNVLEIDHIRNLVTDGVFQSPVIKGGALVATGRHNLDLAIAEDFDSAFLGDEQMNSLMRVYECAVLRIKRPSAICTLEMTEE comes from the coding sequence ATGGATAAATCACAAAAATTCCCAGACTCCCCATTATCTAAGGAAGAATGGCGTCAATTAGATGAAACCATCGTTGACATGGCTCGCCGCCAACTAGTAGGCCGTCGATTCATTGACATTTATGGTCCATTAGGAGAAGGTATTCAAACCATTACCAACGATATTTATGATGAATCTCGTTTTGGAAATATGAGCTTGCGCGGTGAATCATTAGAGCTAACGCAACCTAGTAAACGTGTTAGCTTAACGATCCCTATCGTATACAAGGATTTCATGCTGTACTGGCGTGATATGGCACAAGCCCGTACATTGGGTATGCCAATTGACCTTAGCCCTGCTGCTAATGCCGCTAGTAGCTGCGCTCTTATGGAGGATGATCTGATCTTTAATGGTAATCCTGAGTTTGACCTACCAGGTATTATGAATGTAAAAGGACGCCTCACCCATATTAAGAGTGACTGGATGGAATCAGGAAATGCTTTTGCTGATATCGTAGAAGCTCGTAATAAGCTATTAAAAATGGGGCACAGCGGTCCTTATGCCCTTGTTGTATCTCCAGAGCTGTATTCATTACTCCATCGTGTACACAAAGGTACCAATGTCCTTGAGATTGATCACATTCGCAACTTGGTTACAGATGGTGTATTCCAATCTCCAGTGATCAAAGGCGGTGCTCTGGTAGCTACAGGAAGACATAACCTAGACCTTGCTATTGCTGAGGATTTTGATTCTGCTTTCCTAGGTGACGAACAAATGAACAGCCTAATGCGTGTTTATGAGTGCGCTGTTCTACGTATTAAACGTCCAAGTGCGATTTGCACATTAGAAATGACAGAGGAATAA
- a CDS encoding YcdB/YcdC domain-containing protein produces the protein MKKSTNKTVLSLMAALMLSSTPVWASAKTISEEPEKIQTIQELDQVVKKSIKQLTEILPELKELTRIEVLPYSEGKTRVVLSKEKGMKFPSADIIIDSKSGVIQEFDIRKKDIYSDEPANKEMAKEKGEAFLKKLLGDRADQYKVKEKIGTGGGDGTTDRHAWINISFNRVIDDIELKDDQYYLQINPNGDIIGMEKRNATSSDEELPKPEKLISKKQVEETLSKMIFSYISADDGRVVYLFNSTPYVNAETGEKIGTFQDTFYSDAYPANASGKKLVAHTPDEAAEILQSVLGFDVKGLTLAEEPDKDTLVYTWYKKDEAVAMVKTKDDQVLSVVIDDENKDDEKAAISPEKGQELAVKTLQKYLGDDVKELINKSWKTNKGPGIVIHYKIHQAHEGILVSDRTYSVTVNRATGKVTAIRGLGTTSDKLPDKDSIIDPETATKALLKETPLTLVYITEKTTGNEGDAYLAYTVDRDVRINGITGEREEE, from the coding sequence ATGAAAAAATCAACGAATAAAACAGTCTTGAGTCTTATGGCAGCTCTTATGCTTTCATCAACTCCGGTATGGGCTAGTGCCAAAACAATTTCAGAAGAACCTGAAAAAATTCAAACTATACAGGAGTTAGATCAGGTAGTAAAAAAATCCATCAAACAATTGACTGAAATTCTTCCTGAATTAAAAGAGTTAACTCGAATTGAGGTTTTACCTTATTCTGAAGGAAAAACAAGAGTTGTTCTTTCTAAAGAAAAAGGTATGAAGTTCCCATCTGCTGATATCATAATAGATTCTAAGTCAGGGGTTATTCAAGAATTTGATATTAGAAAAAAAGATATTTATTCCGATGAACCAGCTAACAAAGAAATGGCCAAGGAAAAAGGAGAAGCTTTTCTGAAAAAACTTCTAGGTGATCGCGCTGATCAATATAAAGTCAAAGAAAAAATTGGAACTGGAGGAGGAGATGGCACTACTGATAGACACGCTTGGATTAACATCTCATTTAATCGTGTAATCGATGACATTGAACTTAAGGATGATCAATATTATCTTCAAATAAATCCAAATGGAGATATTATTGGTATGGAAAAGAGAAATGCAACCAGTTCTGATGAAGAACTACCAAAGCCGGAAAAACTAATCAGTAAAAAACAAGTAGAAGAAACACTGTCTAAAATGATTTTCTCTTATATTTCAGCAGATGATGGAAGAGTAGTCTATCTCTTTAACAGTACTCCCTACGTGAATGCTGAAACGGGAGAAAAAATCGGCACCTTCCAAGATACTTTCTACTCTGATGCCTATCCAGCAAATGCAAGTGGTAAAAAATTAGTAGCTCATACACCTGATGAGGCTGCTGAAATTCTACAGTCAGTATTAGGCTTTGATGTAAAAGGATTGACCTTAGCTGAAGAACCAGATAAGGACACTTTAGTGTATACATGGTACAAAAAAGACGAGGCTGTAGCTATGGTTAAGACAAAAGACGACCAAGTACTGTCAGTAGTAATCGATGATGAAAACAAAGATGATGAAAAAGCTGCAATCTCTCCGGAGAAAGGTCAAGAACTCGCTGTAAAAACTCTTCAAAAGTATTTAGGTGACGATGTAAAAGAATTAATCAATAAATCTTGGAAAACAAACAAAGGACCAGGCATTGTAATCCATTACAAAATCCATCAAGCTCATGAAGGAATTTTAGTTTCCGACCGTACTTATTCAGTAACAGTGAACCGTGCTACTGGCAAAGTAACAGCCATTCGCGGCCTAGGTACAACTTCTGACAAGCTACCAGACAAGGATTCTATTATTGACCCTGAAACAGCTACAAAAGCTCTACTTAAAGAAACTCCACTTACGCTTGTCTATATTACTGAAAAAACCACTGGCAATGAAGGAGACGCATATCTTGCCTATACAGTAGACAGAGACGTACGTATCAATGGAATTACTGGAGAACGAGAAGAAGAATAA